A portion of the Blastopirellula sediminis genome contains these proteins:
- a CDS encoding DUF1580 domain-containing protein has protein sequence MSIEISSESLLSFAEAARRLPGRPNISTLHRWRLHGIRGVKLESALIGGRRYTSVEALERFSMRMTSVAEGKPIPLRSERQRQKAIDRAMGKVCPRDFKSDRP, from the coding sequence ATGAGCATTGAGATTTCTTCTGAGAGCCTCCTCTCTTTCGCCGAAGCCGCCCGGCGTCTCCCAGGTCGCCCGAATATCAGCACCCTCCACCGCTGGCGACTCCACGGTATTCGCGGCGTCAAGCTCGAATCTGCTTTGATTGGCGGGCGACGCTACACAAGCGTCGAAGCGTTGGAGCGCTTTTCGATGCGCATGACCTCAGTTGCTGAGGGGAAGCCGATCCCTTTGCGCAGCGAACGCCAAAGACAAAAAGCCATCGATCGGGCTATGGGCAAAGTGTGCCCTCGCGACTTCAAAAGCGATCGCCCCTAA
- a CDS encoding tyrosine-type recombinase/integrase has product MRKRRVPKYCHHAPSDQAYVRVSGRTIYLGKHGSNESHEAYGRLIAELATSDQKSTPHRPVDANDLALAELCEAYQNHAEQYYRKGGKLSPWINHIRLATERLCKLYGTTPAVEFGPLRLKAFRQTLIDTGNSRRYINKLIAIIPQVFKWGASEELVPASTYEALRTVEGLKKGRTTAPETEPILPVADAVVDATLPFLPSVVADMIRIQRLTAARPGEICSLRPIDIDRSQPVWRYVPETHKTEHHGRQRVIFIGPQAQEVLAPYLERGLESHCFSPRDSEVIRRAELHRRRVTPINYGNRPGTNVKQVKRRSPKTSYSKDSYRRAIARAVVRANKERPGKPEPIPHWHPNQLRHTAATDIRHQFGLEAAQVICGHASADITQVYAERDLTLAEEIARKVG; this is encoded by the coding sequence ATGCGAAAACGGCGAGTTCCGAAGTACTGTCATCACGCCCCCTCTGACCAAGCGTACGTTCGGGTTTCTGGCCGAACGATCTACCTGGGGAAGCACGGCTCCAACGAGAGTCATGAGGCATATGGTCGCCTGATTGCTGAATTGGCGACCTCCGACCAAAAGTCAACTCCCCACCGCCCTGTTGATGCAAATGACCTCGCATTAGCAGAACTATGCGAGGCCTATCAGAACCACGCCGAGCAGTATTATCGCAAAGGGGGCAAGTTATCTCCCTGGATCAATCACATCCGGTTGGCCACAGAACGACTTTGCAAGCTTTATGGGACGACTCCCGCGGTGGAGTTTGGTCCCCTGCGATTGAAAGCTTTTCGCCAAACGCTCATCGACACCGGCAATTCGCGACGCTACATCAACAAGTTGATCGCGATCATTCCGCAAGTCTTCAAGTGGGGAGCATCGGAGGAATTGGTCCCAGCGTCAACTTACGAGGCCCTGCGAACCGTCGAGGGTCTGAAGAAGGGACGAACCACGGCACCGGAAACGGAGCCGATCCTGCCGGTCGCGGATGCAGTCGTCGACGCGACACTGCCGTTCCTCCCTTCCGTCGTCGCCGACATGATTCGCATTCAACGATTGACTGCCGCTCGTCCAGGCGAAATTTGCAGCCTACGTCCCATCGACATCGACCGTAGTCAACCGGTCTGGCGATACGTTCCCGAGACCCACAAGACCGAGCACCATGGCCGCCAACGCGTTATCTTCATCGGACCACAGGCCCAGGAAGTGCTTGCCCCCTACCTCGAGCGCGGCCTGGAATCGCATTGCTTTTCGCCTCGCGATTCGGAGGTAATCCGCCGAGCGGAACTGCATCGCCGACGCGTGACGCCTATCAACTACGGCAATCGACCTGGGACCAACGTAAAACAGGTCAAACGCCGCTCGCCCAAGACTTCTTATTCCAAGGATAGCTATCGCCGTGCGATTGCACGTGCCGTCGTGCGGGCCAACAAGGAACGCCCAGGCAAGCCTGAACCGATCCCACATTGGCACCCGAATCAACTGCGTCATACAGCCGCCACGGATATTCGGCATCAATTTGGGCTAGAGGCCGCCCAAGTTATCTGTGGACATGCGTCCGCGGACATCACGCAGGTTTACGCTGAACGAGACCTCACCCTCGCGGAGGAAATCGCGCGAAAAGTCGGGTAA